The following coding sequences are from one Ochotona princeps isolate mOchPri1 chromosome 8, mOchPri1.hap1, whole genome shotgun sequence window:
- the SLC20A1 gene encoding sodium-dependent phosphate transporter 1 isoform X3, translating into MAATPATLIATTLAATVAAPPKDYLWMLILGFIIAFVLAFSVGANDVANSFGTAVGSGVVTLRQACILASIFETVGSVLLGAKVSETIRKGLIDVNMYGNSTHLLMAGSVSAMFGSAVWQLVASFLKLPISGTHCIVGATIGFSLVAKGQEGVRWSELIKIVMSWFVSPLLSGIMSGILFFLVRAFILRKADPVPNGLRALPVFYACTIGINLFSIMYSGAPWLKSPRRWLACAHFRRRQASVC; encoded by the exons ATGGCAGCTACCCCGGCCACGCTGATCGCCACTACGCTGGCTGCTACTGTCGCGGCTCCTCCCAAAGACTATCTTTGGATGCTCATCCTAGGCTTCATCATTGCGTTTGTCCTGGCATTCTCCGTGGGAGCCAATGATGTAGCCAATTCGTTCGGCACCGCCGTAGGTTCCGGTGTAGTGACCCTGAGGCAAGCCTGTATCTTAGCTAGCATCTTTGAAACCGTGGGCTCCGTCCTGCTTGGGGCCAAAGTGAGCGAGACCATCCGCAAGGGCTTGATTGACGTGAACATGTACGGAAACTCGACGCACTTGCTGATGGCAGGCTCGGTCAGTGCTATGTTTG GTTCTGCTGTGTGGCAACTAGTGGCTTCGTTCTTGAAGCTCCCCATATCGGGGACCCATTGCATTGTCGGGGCGACCATTGGTTTCTCGCTTGTGGCGAAGGGGCAGGAAGGTGTCAGGTGGTCTGAGCTGATCAAAATTG TGATGTCTTGGTTcgtctctccactgctttctggtATTATGTCTGGAATTTTGTTCTTCCTTGTTCGTGCATTCATCCTCCGGAAG GCAGATCCAGTTCCTAATGGTTTGCGAGCTTTGCCCGTGTTCTATGCCTGTACAATTGGAATAAACCTCTTCTCCATCATGTATAGTGGAGCACCGT GGCTGAAATCTCCTAGAAGGTGGCTGGCCTGCGCCCATTTCAGAAGGCGGCAGGCTAGTGTATGCTGA
- the SLC20A1 gene encoding sodium-dependent phosphate transporter 1 isoform X1, whose protein sequence is MAATPATLIATTLAATVAAPPKDYLWMLILGFIIAFVLAFSVGANDVANSFGTAVGSGVVTLRQACILASIFETVGSVLLGAKVSETIRKGLIDVNMYGNSTHLLMAGSVSAMFGSAVWQLVASFLKLPISGTHCIVGATIGFSLVAKGQEGVRWSELIKIVMSWFVSPLLSGIMSGILFFLVRAFILRKADPVPNGLRALPVFYACTIGINLFSIMYSGAPLLGFDTLPLWGTILISVGCAVFCALIVWFFVCPRMKRKIEREIKSSPSESPLMEKKCSLKEDHEETKLPAGDAENRSPASDTGSAAVPSRAVVEERTVSFKLGDLEEAPEWERLPSVDLKETSLDSTMNGAVQLPNGNLVQFSQAVSNQINSSGHYQYHTVHKDSGLYKELLHKLHLAKVGDCMGDSGDKPLRRNNSYTSYTMAICGMPLDSFRAKEGEQKGEEMEKLTWPSTDSKKRIRMDSYTSYCNAVSELHSASEMDMSVKAEMGLGDRKGSSGSLEEWCDQDKPEVSLLFQFLQILTACFGSFAHGGNDVSNAIGPLVALFLIYQNGAVSSKEAVPIWLLLYGGVGICIGLWVWGRRVIQTMGKDLTPITPSSGFSIELASALTVVIASNIGLPISTTHCKVGSVVSVGWLRSKKAVDWRLFRNIFMAWFVTVPISGVISAAVMAVFKYGILKSV, encoded by the exons ATGGCAGCTACCCCGGCCACGCTGATCGCCACTACGCTGGCTGCTACTGTCGCGGCTCCTCCCAAAGACTATCTTTGGATGCTCATCCTAGGCTTCATCATTGCGTTTGTCCTGGCATTCTCCGTGGGAGCCAATGATGTAGCCAATTCGTTCGGCACCGCCGTAGGTTCCGGTGTAGTGACCCTGAGGCAAGCCTGTATCTTAGCTAGCATCTTTGAAACCGTGGGCTCCGTCCTGCTTGGGGCCAAAGTGAGCGAGACCATCCGCAAGGGCTTGATTGACGTGAACATGTACGGAAACTCGACGCACTTGCTGATGGCAGGCTCGGTCAGTGCTATGTTTG GTTCTGCTGTGTGGCAACTAGTGGCTTCGTTCTTGAAGCTCCCCATATCGGGGACCCATTGCATTGTCGGGGCGACCATTGGTTTCTCGCTTGTGGCGAAGGGGCAGGAAGGTGTCAGGTGGTCTGAGCTGATCAAAATTG TGATGTCTTGGTTcgtctctccactgctttctggtATTATGTCTGGAATTTTGTTCTTCCTTGTTCGTGCATTCATCCTCCGGAAG GCAGATCCAGTTCCTAATGGTTTGCGAGCTTTGCCCGTGTTCTATGCCTGTACAATTGGAATAAACCTCTTCTCCATCATGTATAGTGGAGCACCGT TGCTGGGCTTTGACACACTTCCTCTGTGGGGTACCATTCTCATCTCGGTGGGATGTGCCGTTTTCTGTGCCCTTATCGTCTGGTTCTTTGTATGTCCCAGGATGAAGAGAAAAATTGAAC GAGAAATAAAGTCTAGTCCTTCTGAAAGCCCATTAATGGAAAAAAAGTGTAGCTTGAAAGAAGACCACGAAGAAACCAAGTTGCCTGCTGGTGATGCCGAGAACAGGAGTCCCGCCTCCGACACTGGCTCTGCCGCCGTGCCCTCGCGGGCCGTGGTGGAGGAGAGGACAGTCTCATTCAAGCtcggggacctggaagaggctccagagtGGGAGCGGCTTCCCAGTGTGGACCTGAAGGAGACCAGCCTGGACAGCACCATGAATG GTGCAGTGCAGTTGCCTAATGGGAACCTTGTTCAGTTCAGTCAAGCTGTCAGCAATCAGATCAATTCCAGTGGCCACTACCAGTATCACACCGTGCACAAGGATTCTGGCTTGTATAAAGAGCTTCTTCACAAGTTACATCTGGCCAAGGTGGGGGATTGCATGGGAGACTCCGGTGACAAGCCCCTGCGGCGCAATAACAGCTACACCTCCTACACCATGGCCATCTGTGGCATGCCCCTTGATTCATTCCGTGCCAAAGAAGGTGAGCAGAAAGGTGAAGAAATGGAGAAACTGACATGGCCCAGCACAGACAGCAAGAAGCGCATTCGAATGGACAGTTACACCAGTTACTGCAATGCCGTGTCTGAGCTTCACTCGGCGTCTGAGATGGACATGAGCGTCAAGGCGGAGATGGGTCTGGGTGACCGGAAAGGAAGCAGCGGCTCTCTAGAAGAATGGTGTGACCAGGATAAACCTGAAGTCTCCCTCCTCTTCCAGTTCCTGCAGATCCTTACTGCCTGCTTTGGGTCGTTCGCCCATGGTGGCAATGACGTCAG caatgcCATTGGGCCTCTGGTGGCTTTATTTCTGATTTACCAAAATGGAGCTGTGTCTTCCAAAGAGGCAGTCCCAATATGGCTTCTGCTCTATGGTGGTGTTGGTATCTGTATTGGTCTGTGGGTTTGGGGAAGGAGAGTTATCCAGACGATGGGGAAGGATCTGACACCGATAACTCCCTCCAG TGGCTTCAGTATCGAATTGGCATCTGCCCTCACTGTGGTAATCGCATCAAACATTGGCCTTCCCATCAGTACAACTCATTGTAAA